The following are encoded in a window of Fischerella sp. PCC 9605 genomic DNA:
- a CDS encoding alpha/beta hydrolase, producing the protein MSLFCLVHGCFQGAWCWDLLIPYLEAQGHKTVAMDLPIENASATLSQFADAVIQALPKTDDDILLVGHSMAGTIIPLVAEVVKLRQLVFVAALIPYPGISTLDQFSHHLDSDTLKSFNYQPKDPSKLKQFHSEPDMFESASVGKDYSDEAVLMDFFYHDCQPDVAQWAISKSRSQQSMAYIFEMNPLKALPSVERKYIVCTNDRILSSTWSRYAARHRLGVEAIELASGHCPHLSCPDLLAEVLTSD; encoded by the coding sequence ATGAGTCTTTTTTGTCTGGTTCACGGATGCTTCCAAGGAGCATGGTGTTGGGATTTGCTCATTCCCTACTTAGAAGCACAGGGTCATAAAACCGTAGCAATGGACTTGCCAATTGAAAATGCATCTGCTACTTTGTCGCAATTTGCGGATGCAGTAATTCAAGCGCTGCCAAAAACTGATGATGATATTCTCCTAGTTGGTCACTCAATGGCTGGTACTATAATTCCCCTGGTTGCAGAAGTGGTAAAACTGCGTCAACTAGTGTTTGTGGCTGCCCTGATCCCGTATCCTGGAATCAGCACACTCGACCAATTTTCTCATCATCTTGATTCTGATACGCTCAAATCATTCAATTACCAGCCAAAAGACCCCAGTAAACTCAAACAGTTCCACTCGGAGCCTGATATGTTTGAATCAGCTTCCGTAGGGAAAGATTATTCAGACGAAGCAGTATTAATGGACTTTTTCTATCATGACTGTCAACCGGATGTAGCACAGTGGGCAATCTCGAAAAGTCGTTCGCAACAATCTATGGCATATATTTTTGAAATGAATCCTCTAAAAGCTTTGCCTTCGGTTGAGCGTAAATATATTGTTTGTACCAATGACCGAATATTGTCTTCTACATGGTCACGCTATGCTGCACGCCATCGCTTAGGAGTCGAAGCCATTGAGCTAGCTTCCGGACATTGCCCACATCTTTCTTGTCCTGATCTTCTTGCTGAAGTATTAACTAGTGATTAA
- a CDS encoding hydantoinase/oxoprolinase family protein, translating into MLKVFADRGGTFTDIVAVTNNQTIIDRLSEHSERFLIVPLPEKQWIIVYKLLSENPEQYQDAVIQGIRDIMGLSSNEPISTDAIEVVKMGTTVATNALLERKGSRVVLLITKGFKDALRIGYQNRPNIFARQIILPTMLYERVIEVDERYDANGQELTSINIEKVKTDLQAAYNIGIRSCAIVFMHSYRYPYHEQQVAQLAQEIGFTQISVSHQVSPLMKLVSRGDTTAVDAYLTPILRHYVNQVASHLPGVRLMFMKSDGGLIAAEQFQGKDSILSGPAGGIVGAVQTSKRADFELVITFDMGGTSTDVAHFKGEYERQLDSEIAGARMQVPVLAINTIAAGGGSILFFDGSRYRVGPESAGSNPGPACYRRGGPLAVTDANVMLGKIHPQYFPHVFGRDGNLPLDQDIVKERFTQLAQDIETATGNIRTPEQVAAGFIAIAVDNMANAIKKISLQRGYDVTQYVLCCFGGAGGQVACLIADTLGMKKIFLHPYAGVLSAYGMGLADVRATRVGAVELPLTQALIPQLVRLMKSLETQARSELTSEGASSEEEIVRKVNLKYEGTNSTLTIDFNSDVAVMRQEFEAEHKSRYGFIQLEKTLIVESASVEVIQIMDTPEEPLINRTRPINEAPASVETVRMFTTEKWHDTPIYRREDLQPEDSIIGPAIIVEKISTIVVEPDWEARLTERNHLILQRL; encoded by the coding sequence ATGTTAAAAGTCTTTGCCGATCGCGGTGGTACATTCACAGATATTGTCGCTGTTACTAATAATCAGACAATCATAGATAGACTCTCAGAACATTCTGAACGTTTTTTGATTGTTCCCCTTCCTGAGAAACAATGGATTATAGTCTACAAACTACTTTCAGAAAATCCTGAACAGTATCAAGATGCAGTCATCCAGGGTATTCGGGATATCATGGGACTTTCAAGCAACGAACCCATTTCTACTGACGCAATCGAAGTTGTGAAAATGGGGACGACAGTAGCAACAAATGCACTGTTAGAAAGAAAAGGTTCGCGCGTCGTACTTCTAATAACCAAAGGGTTTAAAGATGCCCTGCGAATTGGCTACCAAAACCGTCCTAATATCTTTGCCCGTCAAATCATTTTACCCACAATGCTTTATGAACGGGTGATTGAAGTAGATGAACGCTATGATGCTAACGGTCAGGAATTAACCTCTATAAATATTGAAAAAGTCAAAACTGACTTACAAGCAGCTTACAACATAGGAATTCGTAGTTGTGCCATTGTTTTTATGCACAGCTATCGTTATCCTTACCACGAACAACAAGTTGCCCAACTTGCCCAAGAAATTGGATTTACGCAGATATCCGTATCCCATCAAGTTAGTCCTTTAATGAAATTAGTTAGCAGAGGGGATACAACAGCCGTAGATGCTTATTTAACTCCCATTCTTCGTCACTATGTCAATCAAGTAGCCAGTCATTTACCCGGAGTCAGATTAATGTTTATGAAATCTGATGGGGGTTTAATCGCAGCCGAACAATTTCAAGGGAAAGATAGTATTTTGAGTGGCCCTGCTGGGGGTATTGTTGGGGCAGTACAAACCAGCAAAAGAGCGGATTTTGAGTTAGTCATTACTTTTGACATGGGAGGAACAAGTACAGATGTTGCCCACTTCAAAGGAGAGTATGAACGACAATTAGATTCGGAGATTGCTGGCGCACGCATGCAAGTCCCCGTATTAGCTATTAATACTATTGCTGCTGGAGGCGGTTCAATTCTGTTTTTTGATGGTTCTCGTTATCGCGTCGGGCCTGAATCTGCTGGATCAAATCCCGGGCCTGCTTGTTATCGGCGTGGCGGGCCGTTGGCTGTCACAGATGCCAATGTCATGTTAGGCAAAATTCACCCCCAATATTTTCCCCATGTTTTTGGACGCGATGGCAATTTACCCTTAGATCAAGATATTGTCAAAGAGCGATTTACACAATTAGCCCAAGATATTGAAACTGCCACAGGAAACATTCGTACTCCCGAACAAGTAGCCGCCGGATTTATTGCTATTGCTGTAGATAATATGGCAAACGCGATTAAAAAGATTAGTCTGCAACGGGGTTATGATGTTACCCAATATGTGCTTTGTTGTTTTGGAGGGGCAGGAGGGCAAGTTGCTTGTTTAATTGCCGATACTTTGGGGATGAAAAAGATATTTCTGCACCCTTATGCTGGAGTTCTCTCTGCTTACGGAATGGGATTAGCTGATGTGCGGGCGACAAGAGTTGGGGCAGTAGAGTTGCCTCTTACCCAAGCATTAATTCCTCAACTAGTGCGGCTAATGAAGTCTCTAGAAACCCAAGCTAGAAGTGAACTAACCTCAGAGGGTGCAAGTAGTGAAGAGGAAATAGTCAGAAAAGTTAATTTGAAATATGAGGGAACTAACTCTACTTTGACTATTGATTTTAACTCGGATGTAGCAGTGATGCGACAAGAATTTGAGGCTGAACATAAATCTCGCTATGGTTTCATTCAACTAGAAAAAACCTTAATTGTCGAATCAGCTTCAGTGGAAGTTATTCAGATAATGGATACTCCTGAAGAACCTTTAATTAATCGTACCCGTCCAATCAATGAAGCCCCTGCTTCTGTTGAAACAGTGAGAATGTTTACTACTGAAAAATGGCATGATACTCCTATTTATCGACGGGAAGATTTACAACCTGAAGATAGTATTATTGGGCCTGCAATTATCGTAGAAAAAATTAGCACGATTGTAGTAGAACCTGATTGGGAAGCAAGGTTAACTGAACGCAATCATTTAATTTTACAGCGTCTATAA
- a CDS encoding protein-tyrosine phosphatase family protein: protein MYKFAAAWESEQIVFGSARPGYSNQKVNQWIEFMQSQNIKRVCCLLPHTQLTRYSNLLGIYRQTFGLDRVCWAPIEDFQFADRETLIQQILPFLAVANQQSEKVVVHCSGGIGRTGHVLAAWLVSGRGLSNKAAIAAVKRTGKNPYEAVIAAIFKGRNPWKVIAELNALLDDCRRAGETLV from the coding sequence ATGTACAAATTTGCTGCGGCTTGGGAAAGTGAGCAGATTGTTTTTGGTTCTGCAAGACCTGGATACAGTAATCAGAAGGTCAACCAGTGGATTGAGTTTATGCAGAGTCAAAACATTAAGCGCGTTTGCTGTTTACTTCCCCATACTCAGCTAACTCGTTATTCAAATTTGCTTGGAATCTATCGACAAACATTTGGATTGGATCGGGTTTGTTGGGCACCGATTGAGGATTTTCAATTTGCCGATCGCGAAACTCTAATCCAGCAAATTTTACCGTTCTTGGCAGTCGCAAATCAGCAAAGTGAGAAAGTTGTAGTTCATTGTTCTGGTGGGATTGGACGCACTGGACATGTCTTAGCCGCTTGGTTAGTCAGTGGACGGGGACTCTCTAACAAAGCAGCGATCGCAGCAGTTAAACGAACTGGAAAAAATCCCTATGAAGCGGTAATTGCTGCTATCTTTAAAGGTCGAAATCCTTGGAAAGTGATTGCGGAACTAAACGCACTTCTAGATGATTGTCGTCGTGCTGGAGAAACTTTAGTTTAG
- a CDS encoding class I SAM-dependent methyltransferase gives MKDSEQSENRYRDEYTSEQRKNWYSNAADAYNRTRPRYPKEIIDRVVELAQVPSDANILELGCGPGIATMAFANLGFSIVCLEPSQEACQLARQNCASYPNVEIVNTTFEEWELESEKFNAVVAATSFHWISPEIRYLKAANALKENGFLILLWNIPLQPQYEVCQILHEVYQTQRTSVRPYENRETHEEDLRRIGQAVIDSGFFRDLVSEQLAYEVTYSIDDYLGLLSTLSAYIALEPQKRNSLFAGLRTALESNWGRSFQISCLSTFHVAQKI, from the coding sequence ATGAAAGATTCGGAACAAAGCGAAAACCGATACAGGGATGAATACACCTCGGAACAAAGAAAAAACTGGTACAGCAATGCAGCAGATGCTTATAACCGGACAAGACCCCGATATCCTAAAGAAATAATTGATCGTGTTGTAGAATTAGCCCAAGTTCCCTCAGATGCAAATATTCTTGAATTGGGTTGCGGCCCTGGAATTGCAACAATGGCGTTTGCAAACTTGGGCTTCTCAATAGTTTGTCTTGAACCAAGCCAAGAAGCTTGTCAACTAGCGCGACAAAACTGTGCAAGCTATCCAAATGTAGAAATTGTAAATACCACTTTTGAAGAGTGGGAATTAGAGAGTGAGAAATTCAATGCAGTTGTTGCAGCGACTTCTTTTCATTGGATTTCACCTGAGATTAGATATCTAAAAGCTGCTAATGCTTTAAAAGAGAACGGTTTTCTAATTTTACTATGGAATATTCCACTCCAACCCCAGTATGAAGTTTGCCAAATTTTGCATGAGGTTTATCAGACGCAGAGGACATCTGTAAGGCCATATGAAAACAGAGAAACTCACGAAGAGGATCTCAGAAGAATTGGACAGGCTGTGATTGACTCAGGGTTCTTTAGGGATTTAGTGTCCGAACAGTTGGCGTATGAAGTAACCTATAGTATCGATGATTATCTTGGGCTTTTGAGTACTTTGTCGGCGTACATAGCGCTAGAACCACAAAAGCGGAATTCTTTGTTTGCAGGTTTGAGAACAGCGCTAGAGAGTAACTGGGGAAGGAGTTTTCAGATATCATGTCTTTCGACTTTTCACGTTGCCCAAAAAATATAG
- a CDS encoding hydantoinase B/oxoprolinase family protein: protein MYITSQPDPVRLEIFKNLYQFIAEQMGIVLQNTAASVNIKERLDFSCAIFDSFGLLVANAPHIPVHLGSMSESVRSLINDKGDTLKPGNVYLSNNPYNGGTHLPDVTAITPVFLDSSENISFSSPLFYVASRGHQADIGGITPGSMPPHSTTVEEEGILFDNFLLVEQGNFRETQLQEILLNHTYPARNPDQNIADFKAQIAANERGVQELRKMVSQYGLETVQAYMKFVQDNAEESVRRAIDVLKNGSFIYEMDNGARIQVKVTIERENRSTTIDFTGTSEQLNSNFNAPKAVTQAAVLYVFRTLVDDNIPLNAGCLKPLEIIIPVGCMLNPTYPAAVVAGNVETSQTIVDALYGALGVMAASQGTMNNFTFGNDRYQYYETICGGSGAGANFDGTDAVHTHMTNSRLTDPEVLETRFPVQVESFSLRPDSGGKGKHSGGNGVIRRIKFLEAMTANILSGHRVIPPFGLNGGEAGKVGRNWIQRQNGTQENLDSTATVEMKSGDVFVIETPGGGGFGKVS from the coding sequence ATGTATATAACATCTCAACCCGATCCCGTCCGCTTAGAAATCTTCAAAAACCTCTATCAATTCATCGCCGAACAAATGGGGATTGTTCTTCAAAACACAGCAGCATCAGTAAATATCAAAGAGAGGCTAGATTTCTCCTGTGCTATTTTCGACTCTTTTGGATTGTTAGTCGCTAATGCCCCCCATATTCCTGTGCATTTAGGTTCAATGAGTGAAAGTGTCCGCAGTTTAATTAATGATAAAGGCGACACCCTAAAACCAGGGAATGTTTATCTATCTAATAATCCTTATAACGGCGGAACCCACCTTCCTGATGTGACTGCTATTACACCTGTATTTTTAGATAGTAGTGAAAATATTTCCTTCTCCAGTCCCCTCTTCTATGTTGCTTCTCGCGGACACCAAGCTGATATTGGTGGGATTACTCCTGGTTCAATGCCTCCCCACAGTACCACAGTAGAAGAAGAAGGAATTCTCTTTGATAATTTTCTCTTAGTTGAACAAGGAAATTTTCGAGAAACTCAACTACAAGAGATACTCTTAAATCATACCTATCCTGCTCGTAATCCTGACCAAAATATAGCTGATTTCAAGGCACAAATTGCCGCGAATGAAAGAGGAGTTCAAGAACTTCGGAAAATGGTTTCCCAATATGGACTTGAAACAGTCCAAGCTTATATGAAATTTGTACAAGATAATGCTGAGGAATCAGTCAGACGGGCGATTGATGTTCTGAAGAATGGCTCATTTATTTATGAAATGGATAACGGGGCACGCATTCAAGTTAAAGTGACAATTGAGAGAGAAAATCGCAGTACTACTATTGATTTTACTGGGACATCTGAGCAACTCAATAGTAACTTTAATGCTCCTAAAGCTGTAACGCAAGCAGCAGTTTTATATGTCTTTCGCACTCTGGTAGATGATAATATTCCTCTTAATGCTGGGTGTCTTAAGCCTCTAGAAATTATCATCCCGGTCGGCTGTATGCTTAACCCAACCTATCCAGCAGCAGTGGTAGCGGGTAATGTAGAGACTTCTCAAACTATTGTTGATGCATTATATGGTGCTTTGGGTGTGATGGCTGCTTCTCAAGGAACGATGAATAATTTTACTTTTGGTAATGACCGTTATCAATATTATGAAACGATCTGTGGTGGTTCTGGGGCGGGGGCTAACTTTGATGGCACTGATGCAGTCCACACCCACATGACTAACTCTCGCTTGACCGATCCAGAAGTTTTAGAAACTCGCTTTCCTGTACAGGTGGAAAGCTTTAGTCTTCGTCCCGATAGCGGGGGTAAAGGAAAACATTCAGGTGGTAATGGAGTTATCCGCCGCATCAAGTTTCTAGAAGCTATGACAGCTAATATTCTCTCTGGCCATCGGGTTATTCCTCCCTTTGGATTAAATGGTGGCGAAGCGGGAAAAGTAGGACGCAACTGGATACAACGTCAGAATGGAACCCAAGAGAATTTAGATAGTACAGCAACAGTAGAAATGAAGTCTGGGGATGTTTTTGTGATAGAAACTCCTGGGGGAGGAGGATTTGGTAAAGTCTCCTGA